The Fontisubflavum oceani genomic interval GCCATGACTGCGGCGGGCACCAGATCGGGAGATTTGCCGTTGGCATCGGAGGCGTCGCGTCGGGCCTCCTCGATCTTGCCATCGGCCAGCGCCTCACGGGCATGGGCCAGGGCCAGAACGGCATCGCGGCGTTTGTGCACGTCACGTGGCAGATTGCCGGCGCGCAGCTTGGCGGTCAGGGTTGCGCGCGCCCCGCGCCAATCTTCGGCCTGCGCTTGCAATTGCAACAGCGTGTCTTGCACTTCCTCATGCTGAGGCCGCAGCGCCAGCGCCTTCTCAGCCAGTTTCAAGGCCGTATCGGTATCGCCAGCGTCGAGCTTCTGCTTCATCAAGCCGCGTACGCCGACGAACCGGGTGCGATCATCTTGCACAAGCTCTTTCAAGGTCTCCGTGGCCAGGGCCCTGTCGCCCACCATCTCGGCACCTTGGGCGACGATCAGATTGGTGATCTCGGGCCGATGGAGATATCCCTCAGCCCGCTGCGCCTTGCGGATTGCCAAACGGCCTTCACCGGCTGCCAACGCAAGCATGCCATCGGCCAGCGCCTGGTAGCCTTTTTGCTCTCCACGACGGTTGAAATAGCGCGAAATCGCGGTTTCGTCGCCGTTGACGAACCGCAACGTCGCGACCAGAAATCCAGCGATGCGCAGAACAAGCCACACGGCGAGCAGCAAGATCAGCGCCGCGAAAACAGCCGTCAGCGGGGTCAGCGCATATTCCCGGCCCGCAACTGTGATCAGGACCAGATCGCCCAGTTCCAGCAGATATCCCGCGCCAAGCGTCAGGCTGGCCACGATGACCACGAACACGATGATTTTGAGCAGGGACCATAACATCGCCGCAGCTCCTTAGTTCGCGCCGTCAAGCGCGGCAGAGAACGCATCAAGCGCCTCGGTCGCGGCAAGACGGGTCTGGGCCTCGGTGATCCAGATGGCCATCTGATCGCGCGCGGGTTCGGGCAGCGCCTCCAACTCGCTGAGGGCGCTTGTCAGGTCGCCCGCTGCAACGGCGGCCTCGGCGCGCGAGAGGATCGCATCGGGGTCATGGCCCTCCCTCGGTTCCAAGGAACGTCCGCCCACTTGACCGCGGACAAAGGCGCCGAGGCGGCCCATTGTGTCGTCCCCTGCGGTCTCTCTAAGGGCGACGGGAAGGGCCGCCCGGGCCACGGCGGGAAAGCCTGCTTGCAGCTCTTCCAAGGTCGGAACGCCGGTTTCCGCCGCGGCGGCGAGGCCATCTGGTACGTCGACCCCGGCATTTGCGGCCACATCGTTCAACGCGTCGGCAAAGGGGTTCCCTGCCGCGACGGAGATTCTGAGCTGGCTTAGGGCCGCTTGAGCGGTCGCAGTGCCGACGCGCGATTGCGCGCGTTCTTCGGCGGCAGCGATCCGGGCTTCGGCATCCGCAGCGGCAGCGGCGATTTGCTCGGCCAGCGCGGCATTGGCGGTCTGCTGTTCCTGGAGGTTGGCCTGCAACTCGGCCATTGCCGCGGCCATAGCGGCCTCATCAGCCGTACCCTCGCCAGACAAGATCGGGCGTGCTTCCAATGCGGAGATCTGGGTCGCCATTTCTTGCATTGTTGCGTTCAGATCAGCGATTTGCGTTTCTAACGGCGAGAAATCGACCTCGGGGATCTCTGGCAAACCCGCGATCTGGGCTTCGATCCCGCTGGCCCGGGTGTCGAGCGCGGCGAGTTGAGTGCCTTGCCCGTCAACCGCATCGCTCAGCGCCACCAGCGCGGTGTCATCGCTCGGAACGGGCAGGTAGCCAAGATAGGCGGTGCCATAGCCGATTCCCGCCGCGACCA includes:
- a CDS encoding heme biosynthesis protein HemY; translated protein: MLWSLLKIIVFVVIVASLTLGAGYLLELGDLVLITVAGREYALTPLTAVFAALILLLAVWLVLRIAGFLVATLRFVNGDETAISRYFNRRGEQKGYQALADGMLALAAGEGRLAIRKAQRAEGYLHRPEITNLIVAQGAEMVGDRALATETLKELVQDDRTRFVGVRGLMKQKLDAGDTDTALKLAEKALALRPQHEEVQDTLLQLQAQAEDWRGARATLTAKLRAGNLPRDVHKRRDAVLALAHAREALADGKIEEARRDASDANGKSPDLVPAAVMAARMAIDEGKPASRPGSSAKPGTPRHIPTSQRPLRQLSLRKPRRSG
- a CDS encoding COG4223 family protein, whose amino-acid sequence is MIERRGPGFLPLVLGGVVAAGIGYGTAYLGYLPVPSDDTALVALSDAVDGQGTQLAALDTRASGIEAQIAGLPEIPEVDFSPLETQIADLNATMQEMATQISALEARPILSGEGTADEAAMAAAMAELQANLQEQQTANAALAEQIAAAAADAEARIAAAEERAQSRVGTATAQAALSQLRISVAAGNPFADALNDVAANAGVDVPDGLAAAAETGVPTLEELQAGFPAVARAALPVALRETAGDDTMGRLGAFVRGQVGGRSLEPREGHDPDAILSRAEAAVAAGDLTSALSELEALPEPARDQMAIWITEAQTRLAATEALDAFSAALDGAN